From uncultured Roseateles sp., the proteins below share one genomic window:
- a CDS encoding oligopeptide/dipeptide ABC transporter ATP-binding protein has translation MSLLEIRNLTVEFGSTERPFAAVQGVDITLDRGELLGVVGESGSGKSVSMLALMGLIDAPGRVRADVMRFDGHDLLTLPARERRRIVGRDMAMIFQDPMASLNPSYTVGFQIIETLKVHQKASRMKMHDRAFELLQLVEIPDPSSRLQAYPHQLSGGMSQRVMIAMALACAPKLLIADEPTTALDVTIQAQVLDLLVNLQRQQNMALILITHDLALLSEHAKRIAVMYAGEVVETQAVPALFERPHHPYTEALLASIPEHSRGAARLPTLAGVVPGQHERPKGCLLSPRCPYVMETCHTTHPQLGTLGDGALVRCLKPIHVQAVAAAPAHHD, from the coding sequence ATGAGCTTGCTAGAGATCAGAAATCTGACGGTCGAATTCGGCAGCACCGAGCGGCCCTTCGCCGCCGTGCAGGGTGTGGACATCACGCTGGACCGCGGCGAACTGCTGGGCGTGGTCGGCGAATCCGGCTCGGGCAAGAGCGTCAGCATGCTGGCGCTGATGGGCCTGATCGACGCGCCGGGCCGGGTGCGCGCCGATGTGATGCGCTTCGATGGCCATGACCTGTTGACCCTGCCGGCGCGCGAACGCCGCCGCATCGTCGGCCGCGACATGGCAATGATCTTCCAGGACCCGATGGCCAGCCTGAACCCCAGCTACACGGTGGGCTTCCAGATCATCGAGACGCTGAAGGTGCATCAGAAGGCCAGCCGCATGAAGATGCACGACCGCGCGTTCGAGTTGCTGCAGCTGGTCGAGATTCCGGACCCGAGTTCGCGGCTGCAGGCCTATCCGCACCAGTTGTCGGGTGGCATGAGCCAGCGCGTGATGATCGCCATGGCCCTGGCCTGCGCGCCCAAGCTCTTGATTGCCGACGAGCCGACCACGGCGCTGGACGTGACCATACAGGCCCAGGTGCTGGACCTCTTGGTGAACCTGCAGCGCCAGCAGAATATGGCGCTGATACTGATCACGCATGACCTGGCCCTGCTGTCCGAACATGCCAAGCGCATTGCCGTGATGTATGCCGGCGAGGTGGTCGAGACGCAGGCCGTGCCGGCGCTGTTCGAGCGCCCCCATCATCCGTACACCGAGGCGTTGCTGGCCTCCATCCCCGAGCACTCGCGCGGCGCGGCGCGCCTGCCGACCCTGGCCGGCGTTGTGCCCGGCCAGCACGAGCGGCCCAAGGGCTGTCTGCTGTCGCCGCGCTGCCCCTACGTGATGGAGACCTGCCACACCACCCATCCGCAGCTGGGCACGCTGGGCGACGGTGCCCTGGTGCGCTGCCTCAAACCCATCCATGTGCAGGCCGTTGCCGCTGCACCCGCCCACCATGACTGA
- a CDS encoding peptide ABC transporter ATP-binding protein translates to MTEPQQQPLLEAQNLSRHYAVRRGMFEPPAMVKALNGVSFNLQRGETLAVVGESGCGKSTLARALTLIEKPTGGALRINGTDVADASSTHLRALRQTVQMVFQNPYASLNPRKRIEQMLEEPLKLNTKAKAAERREQVAAMLNQVGLRPEHAQRYPHMFSGGQRQRIAIARAMMLQPKLLVADEPTSALDVSIQAQILNLFMDLQQSTGIAYVFISHNLSVVEHIANRVMVMYLGRVVEFAPKATLFTQALHPYTKALLSATPSIDPARRANKIRIVGELPSPLDPPSGCTFHKRCPYADERCSAEVPELRPLAGHQVACHHVERMAG, encoded by the coding sequence ATGACTGAACCCCAGCAACAGCCTCTGCTAGAGGCGCAGAACCTGTCGCGCCACTATGCGGTGCGGCGCGGCATGTTCGAGCCGCCGGCCATGGTGAAGGCGCTGAACGGCGTGAGCTTCAATTTGCAGCGCGGCGAGACCCTGGCCGTGGTCGGCGAGTCGGGCTGCGGCAAGTCCACCCTGGCTCGCGCGCTGACTCTGATCGAGAAACCCACCGGCGGCGCCCTGCGCATCAACGGCACCGATGTGGCCGATGCCAGCAGCACCCACCTGCGCGCGCTGCGCCAGACGGTGCAGATGGTGTTCCAGAACCCGTACGCCTCGCTGAACCCGCGCAAGCGCATCGAACAGATGCTGGAAGAACCGCTGAAGCTGAACACCAAGGCCAAGGCCGCCGAGCGCCGCGAGCAGGTGGCCGCGATGCTGAACCAGGTCGGCCTGCGGCCCGAGCATGCGCAGCGCTATCCGCATATGTTCTCCGGCGGCCAGCGCCAGCGCATCGCCATCGCCCGGGCGATGATGCTGCAGCCCAAATTGCTGGTGGCGGATGAGCCGACCTCGGCGCTGGATGTCTCCATCCAGGCGCAGATCCTGAACCTGTTCATGGACCTGCAGCAGAGCACTGGCATCGCCTACGTCTTCATCTCGCACAACCTCAGCGTCGTCGAGCACATCGCCAACCGCGTGATGGTCATGTACCTGGGCCGTGTGGTCGAGTTCGCGCCCAAGGCCACGCTGTTCACCCAGGCGCTGCACCCCTACACCAAGGCCCTGCTGTCGGCCACGCCCAGCATCGACCCGGCCCGCCGCGCGAACAAGATACGCATCGTCGGCGAGTTGCCCTCGCCACTGGACCCACCCAGCGGCTGCACCTTCCACAAGCGCTGCCCCTACGCCGACGAGCGCTGCAGCGCCGAGGTGCCGGAGCTGCGGCCCTTAGCCGGGCATCAGGTGGCTTGCCATCATGTGGAGCGGATGGCTGGGTAG
- a CDS encoding DUF6265 family protein produces the protein MRITVLLAVALLSVAFTLPALAQQTELASLSWLSGCWAAEGGEPGSVEHWLPPAGGTMLGLSRTVKKGKTVEHEFLQIRANAEGRLVYIALPSGQKETTFTLVSTSGGVVTFENPQHDFPQRVIYRLLQGQRLTARIEGLRNGVLRGIDFPMKKVPCDLPQSPATPQ, from the coding sequence ATGCGAATCACCGTCTTGCTGGCTGTTGCATTACTGTCGGTGGCATTCACATTGCCTGCGTTGGCACAACAAACCGAACTCGCCTCGCTCTCCTGGCTCAGCGGCTGCTGGGCTGCCGAAGGCGGCGAGCCGGGTTCGGTTGAGCACTGGCTGCCGCCCGCCGGGGGCACGATGCTGGGATTGAGCCGCACGGTGAAGAAGGGTAAGACCGTCGAGCATGAGTTCCTGCAGATCCGCGCCAATGCCGAGGGCAGGCTGGTCTATATCGCGCTGCCGTCGGGGCAGAAGGAAACGACCTTCACACTGGTTAGCACGTCCGGAGGCGTAGTGACCTTTGAGAACCCGCAGCATGACTTTCCGCAGCGCGTGATCTACCGGTTGCTGCAGGGCCAACGGCTGACGGCGCGCATCGAGGGTCTGCGTAATGGTGTGTTGCGTGGCATAGACTTTCCGATGAAGAAGGTGCCCTGCGACTTGCCGCAGAGCCCTGCAACCCCACAGTAG
- a CDS encoding RidA family protein, with translation MSRDERFNQEVQALGYSFDGEIKIGGNYVPLVRDGQQIYVSGQIPRVGDQVVVTGAVGAEVTLERAQLAAKVCAMRALALLQRSLGSLEQVRAVLRITVYVQSAPGFTQQSEVADGASDLLFRVLGPAGAHTRTSVGVLQLPKNASVEMDLIAGVD, from the coding sequence ATGTCACGCGACGAACGCTTTAATCAGGAGGTCCAGGCTTTGGGCTACAGCTTTGACGGCGAGATCAAGATCGGCGGCAACTATGTGCCGCTGGTACGCGACGGCCAGCAGATCTATGTCAGCGGCCAGATCCCGCGGGTGGGCGATCAGGTGGTCGTCACTGGGGCCGTCGGCGCCGAGGTGACGCTGGAGCGTGCGCAGCTGGCGGCCAAGGTCTGCGCGATGCGGGCGCTGGCCCTGCTGCAGCGCAGCCTGGGCTCGCTGGAACAGGTAAGGGCGGTGCTGCGCATCACTGTCTATGTCCAGTCGGCCCCCGGCTTCACCCAGCAGAGCGAGGTGGCCGATGGCGCCTCGGACCTGCTGTTCCGCGTGCTGGGCCCGGCCGGCGCGCACACGCGCACTTCGGTGGGTGTGCTGCAGCTGCCGAAGAATGCCTCGGTCGAGATGGATCTGATCGCCGGCGTCGACTGA
- a CDS encoding LuxR C-terminal-related transcriptional regulator: MTLPADPALRFEPIVHVDEALWRQRVMDRLLAAAPSSARLTLLSAPAGFGKTTVLAQLAEQKRREGAQVAWLNCDERDKDPALFAENLLAALGRCTLDRGMAQASPPALRLAELREPLLICIDDYECASSVAVDDIVEEMALAAPTHVAIVLASREAPHQHLTRLQLAGKVRLVDAELLRFTRDESVLLLGDALPEAAAQQVAAYADGWPFALQLARLRASGGAATTDWTVDARAKIPRRQIFDYLAEEVLATLPPVMIEFLGDVAVLDTVDVASANALRGRDDSLALIQQLARIKPIAVVEESPWSARLHPLLRDYLIDAAELNSPGRMAGQHLRAARHLAERGQLHEAVAHAVAGGRLDMGADLIEEAGGFLLVANEGAVRSRLLLQQLPEATIRKRPRLRLLQLVQQVLEADPASAALEFERLEQQIREADTGPDDPARFDLEVSRCMMQMNPAEHHLRFSPWSVLEQARQLARTHAGQDQRPLGCTVPIEIFFLHRYGPVERCERRIREVEEVFASGAYTYNSPWIWTYHARSALARGDLEQAERDIRQSLQQDANFLNFRQGSLSRLVSSLLGHIARLRGETEAALEHFSAMAPWEPTRLLEVLHAGHVETALCEFALGHADRAMELLESARHLAFEETLPHLEVLAGAAQVELLARLGDVAGAQALAARVKLDELWAMAQEPFALPWISVEALARASFFVQMGVGDAAAADAIAVALLASARRSGHRLSELCAHLMAARAHELLGDAAGAQRALLQALALAARSGAIQPCLDFGAELIAQVRVWLSGVPAAGSVPEQQWAQTLVRTWEQRFRTRALGAATSPLTPREVDVLCELAKDHTTKLIAKNLLLSPETVKHHLKAIFSKLGVRTREDAILEARRRALMP, from the coding sequence ATGACCCTGCCCGCCGACCCCGCCCTGCGCTTCGAGCCCATCGTCCATGTGGACGAGGCCCTGTGGCGCCAGCGCGTGATGGACCGGCTGCTGGCCGCCGCACCCAGCTCGGCCCGGCTGACCCTGCTCAGCGCCCCGGCCGGCTTCGGCAAGACCACGGTGCTGGCCCAGCTGGCCGAACAGAAGCGCCGCGAAGGTGCGCAGGTGGCCTGGCTGAACTGCGACGAGCGCGACAAGGACCCGGCCCTGTTCGCCGAAAACCTGCTGGCCGCGCTGGGTCGCTGCACCTTGGACCGCGGCATGGCCCAGGCCTCGCCACCGGCCCTCAGGCTGGCCGAGCTGCGCGAGCCGCTCTTGATCTGCATCGACGACTACGAATGCGCTTCCAGCGTCGCGGTAGACGATATCGTCGAGGAGATGGCCCTGGCCGCGCCGACCCATGTAGCCATCGTGCTGGCCAGCCGCGAGGCCCCCCATCAACACCTGACCCGGCTACAGCTGGCAGGCAAGGTGCGGCTGGTCGATGCCGAGCTGCTGCGCTTCACCCGCGACGAGTCGGTGCTGCTGCTGGGCGACGCCCTGCCCGAGGCGGCGGCCCAGCAGGTGGCCGCCTATGCCGATGGCTGGCCCTTCGCGCTGCAGCTGGCCCGGCTGCGCGCCAGCGGCGGCGCGGCCACGACCGACTGGACGGTGGACGCCCGCGCCAAGATCCCGCGCCGCCAGATCTTCGACTATCTGGCCGAGGAGGTGCTGGCCACCCTGCCTCCGGTGATGATCGAGTTTCTCGGCGATGTGGCGGTGCTGGACACGGTGGACGTGGCCAGTGCCAACGCGCTGCGTGGCCGCGACGACAGCCTGGCCCTGATACAGCAGCTGGCGCGCATCAAGCCGATTGCCGTGGTCGAGGAGTCGCCCTGGTCGGCAAGGCTGCATCCGCTGCTGCGCGACTATCTGATCGACGCCGCCGAGCTGAACTCACCGGGGCGCATGGCCGGCCAGCATCTGCGCGCCGCGCGGCACCTGGCCGAGCGCGGCCAGCTGCACGAGGCGGTGGCCCACGCGGTGGCTGGCGGGCGACTGGACATGGGCGCCGACCTGATCGAGGAGGCGGGGGGGTTTCTGCTCGTGGCCAACGAGGGTGCCGTGCGCTCGCGCCTGCTGCTGCAGCAGTTGCCCGAGGCGACGATACGCAAGCGCCCTCGCCTGCGCCTGCTGCAGCTGGTGCAGCAGGTGCTGGAGGCCGACCCGGCCAGCGCGGCGCTGGAGTTCGAGCGGCTGGAGCAGCAGATACGCGAGGCCGACACCGGCCCCGACGATCCGGCCCGCTTCGACCTGGAGGTCTCGCGCTGCATGATGCAGATGAACCCGGCCGAACACCATCTGCGCTTCTCGCCCTGGTCGGTGCTGGAGCAGGCGCGGCAGCTGGCGCGCACGCACGCGGGCCAGGATCAGCGGCCCTTGGGCTGCACCGTGCCTATCGAGATCTTCTTTCTGCACCGCTACGGCCCGGTCGAGCGCTGCGAGCGCCGCATCCGCGAGGTCGAGGAGGTGTTCGCCAGCGGCGCCTACACCTACAACAGCCCCTGGATCTGGACCTATCACGCACGCAGCGCACTGGCCCGCGGCGACCTGGAGCAGGCCGAGCGCGACATCCGCCAGTCGCTGCAGCAGGACGCCAACTTCCTGAACTTCCGCCAGGGCTCGCTGAGCCGATTGGTCAGCAGCCTCTTGGGCCATATCGCCCGGCTGCGCGGCGAGACCGAGGCGGCGCTGGAGCACTTCTCGGCGATGGCGCCCTGGGAGCCGACGCGGCTGCTGGAGGTGCTGCACGCCGGCCATGTGGAGACCGCGCTGTGCGAGTTCGCGCTGGGCCACGCCGATCGTGCGATGGAGTTGCTGGAGAGCGCCCGCCACCTCGCCTTCGAGGAGACCCTGCCGCATCTGGAGGTGCTGGCCGGCGCCGCTCAGGTGGAGCTGCTGGCGCGGCTGGGTGACGTGGCAGGCGCGCAGGCCCTGGCGGCGCGGGTCAAGCTCGATGAGTTGTGGGCCATGGCCCAGGAGCCCTTCGCCCTGCCCTGGATCTCGGTCGAGGCGCTGGCGCGGGCGAGCTTCTTCGTGCAGATGGGGGTGGGCGATGCGGCGGCTGCCGACGCGATTGCTGTTGCGCTGCTGGCATCGGCCAGGCGATCGGGCCACAGGCTGTCAGAGCTGTGTGCCCACCTGATGGCCGCCCGCGCGCACGAGTTGCTGGGTGACGCCGCCGGCGCGCAGCGCGCCCTGCTGCAGGCGCTGGCCCTGGCCGCACGCAGCGGCGCCATCCAGCCTTGCCTGGACTTCGGCGCCGAGCTGATCGCCCAGGTGCGCGTCTGGCTCTCAGGCGTGCCGGCGGCGGGCAGCGTGCCCGAGCAGCAATGGGCACAGACCCTGGTGCGCACCTGGGAGCAGCGCTTCCGCACCCGCGCGCTGGGCGCGGCCACCAGCCCGCTGACACCGCGCGAAGTCGATGTGCTGTGCGAGCTGGCCAAGGACCACACGACCAAGCTGATTGCCAAGAACCTGCTGCTGTCCCCGGAGACGGTCAAGCACCATCTGAAGGCGATCTTTTCCAAGCTGGGCGTGCGTACGCGCGAGGACGCCATCCTGGAAGCCAGACGGCGGGCCTTGATGCCCTGA
- a CDS encoding TonB-dependent receptor translates to MKHATQARHRLTPVTLAALTLASTAAWSQSSEPPAADPAKLETVVVSAQRRLERLQDVPAAVKAFSSKQIESMGIASTQDFVNLTPNMSFDNSFTYGNSFVVLRGVTQINNADSPVAVVVDGVPQNNQKQLKMNLFDVERIEVLKGPQGALYGRNAIGGAINIETKAPGNKLEGFVGLELGNGGSRELSGGVSGALVPDTAMFRVVAQTKSTDGLITNTFSGAKVDAVDHDNSLRAKLLLKMGTGLQVDLRANVIDYAAGATWDSIVTDRNPATILAPRSNILGRTEGHTDDFSAKVQYELNVGTLTAITGYTKLTERYRGDVDFSNPTDSPGGFLGLGFQAGQGQNLGVRMASQELRLTSPDDQSVRWIGGVYYLDTKRDLETRAFIDVDGSTGQWDEAAKTIVHLQESNHNRASALFGQVDVDFSKQLTLSSALRYDRDQREQTNVLNGAVRSATYSKWQPKFTLTQKYSRDTLAYATLSTGFRSGGFNAPGIPDFKAETLSNAEIGAKTILMDGRLLFNAALFFSRSKDFQFFKVDIATGSQVITNIDSVALKGLDLDFRFLPMKGLEFDGGLGITDSSIRRSTAEPGTVGNHTPKTVPFKINFGAQYTQPLGNGMEGLLRADYEHRDKKYWHPDNVAVSPALDLLGLRIGVRDAKDRWSVTLVGRNLGNKRYYADYNATRYSGLPYDIGSLATGRTVGLEAKFRL, encoded by the coding sequence ATGAAGCACGCGACGCAAGCCCGCCACCGGCTGACGCCGGTCACCCTGGCCGCGCTGACCCTGGCCAGCACGGCCGCCTGGAGCCAGAGCAGCGAACCCCCGGCCGCCGACCCCGCCAAGCTGGAGACCGTGGTCGTCAGCGCGCAGCGCCGGCTCGAGCGTCTGCAGGACGTGCCCGCGGCGGTGAAGGCCTTCTCTTCGAAGCAGATCGAGAGCATGGGCATCGCCAGCACGCAGGACTTCGTGAACCTGACGCCCAATATGTCCTTCGACAACTCGTTCACCTACGGCAACTCCTTTGTCGTGCTGCGCGGCGTGACCCAGATCAACAACGCCGACTCGCCGGTGGCGGTGGTGGTGGACGGTGTGCCGCAGAACAACCAGAAGCAGCTGAAGATGAATCTGTTCGACGTCGAACGGATCGAGGTGCTGAAGGGCCCGCAGGGCGCGCTGTACGGCCGCAACGCGATCGGCGGGGCGATCAATATCGAGACCAAGGCGCCCGGCAACAAGCTGGAAGGCTTTGTCGGTCTGGAGCTGGGCAACGGCGGCTCGCGTGAGCTGTCGGGCGGCGTCAGCGGTGCCCTGGTGCCGGACACGGCGATGTTCCGCGTCGTCGCCCAGACCAAGAGCACCGACGGCCTGATCACCAACACCTTCAGCGGCGCCAAGGTCGATGCCGTCGATCACGACAACTCGCTGCGCGCCAAGCTCTTGCTGAAGATGGGCACCGGCCTGCAGGTCGATCTGCGTGCCAATGTCATCGACTACGCCGCCGGCGCCACCTGGGACAGTATCGTCACCGACCGCAACCCGGCCACGATACTGGCGCCGCGCTCCAACATCCTGGGCCGCACCGAGGGCCACACCGACGACTTCAGCGCCAAGGTCCAGTACGAGCTGAATGTGGGCACCTTGACGGCGATCACCGGCTACACCAAGCTGACCGAGCGCTACCGCGGCGACGTCGATTTCTCCAACCCGACCGACTCGCCCGGCGGTTTCCTGGGCCTGGGCTTCCAGGCCGGCCAGGGCCAGAACCTGGGTGTGCGCATGGCCAGCCAGGAGCTGCGCCTGACCTCGCCGGACGACCAGTCCGTGCGCTGGATCGGCGGCGTCTACTACCTCGACACCAAGCGCGATCTGGAGACGCGCGCCTTCATCGATGTCGATGGCTCGACCGGCCAGTGGGATGAGGCGGCCAAGACCATCGTCCATCTGCAGGAGTCCAACCACAACCGCGCCTCGGCCCTGTTCGGCCAGGTCGATGTGGACTTCAGCAAGCAGCTGACGCTGTCCAGCGCACTGCGCTACGACCGCGACCAGCGCGAGCAGACCAATGTGCTGAATGGCGCCGTCCGCTCGGCCACCTACTCGAAGTGGCAGCCCAAGTTCACGCTGACGCAGAAGTACAGCCGCGACACGCTGGCCTATGCAACGCTGAGCACGGGCTTTCGCTCCGGCGGCTTCAACGCACCGGGCATCCCGGACTTCAAGGCCGAGACCTTGAGCAATGCCGAGATCGGCGCCAAGACCATTCTGATGGACGGCCGGCTGCTGTTCAATGCGGCGCTGTTCTTCTCGCGCTCCAAGGACTTCCAGTTCTTCAAGGTGGACATCGCCACCGGCTCGCAGGTCATCACCAATATCGACTCGGTGGCGCTGAAGGGGTTGGACCTGGACTTCCGCTTCCTGCCGATGAAGGGACTGGAGTTCGATGGGGGGCTGGGCATCACCGACAGCAGCATCCGCCGCAGCACCGCCGAACCGGGCACCGTGGGCAATCACACGCCGAAGACCGTGCCGTTCAAGATCAACTTCGGCGCGCAGTACACGCAGCCGCTGGGCAACGGCATGGAAGGCCTGCTACGCGCTGACTACGAGCACCGCGACAAGAAGTACTGGCACCCGGACAACGTGGCCGTGTCGCCGGCGCTCGATCTGCTGGGCCTGCGCATCGGCGTGCGTGATGCCAAGGACCGCTGGTCGGTCACCCTGGTCGGCCGCAATCTGGGCAACAAGCGCTACTACGCCGACTACAACGCCACCCGCTACAGCGGCCTGCCCTACGACATCGGCTCGCTGGCCACCGGCCGTACGGTCGGCCTCGAAGCCAAATTCCGGTTGTAA
- a CDS encoding hydantoinase/oxoprolinase family protein, which produces MIRVGIDVGGTNTDAVVMRGREVLFGLKTATTADVMSGVVNALKEVVAGAAIERSSIGAVMIGTTHFTNALIERRRLAPVGMIRLGLPATSGLPPTSAWPEDMLAAVPMHWRLAQGGYEFDGRELGTLQPEQISGFAREFAALGLRDVAISGAFSFINDAQEHIAADLVREVMPDARITLSSQIGRIGLLERENAAILNACLGPLGLDVVAAFEQALRDSGISAPFYLTQNDGTLMSAEQAARFPILTVASGPTNSMRGAAFLSGLSDAIVVDIGGTTSDVGVLQAGFPRQAGIAVEVGGVRTNFRMPDVYSIGLGGGSLVNADLTTLGPRSVGYNIHTEALVFGGRTLTATDIAVAAGVATLGDAAKVAHLAPEAVQRCHSKLQQMVFDAVERMRTSAAVLPVVVVGGGSILLRERVGDAAVTIPPHFGVANAVGAAMAQVSGEIDRVVRLEGLTREQAIAQVRADAEQKAVQAGANPQTLTLLDVEDVPLAYIGGNSTRIRVRVIGDLNETGIATGTAA; this is translated from the coding sequence ATGATTCGAGTGGGAATTGACGTCGGTGGCACCAACACCGACGCCGTGGTGATGCGCGGCCGCGAGGTCCTGTTCGGGCTGAAGACGGCCACCACCGCCGATGTGATGAGCGGTGTGGTCAATGCGCTGAAGGAGGTCGTTGCCGGTGCTGCGATAGAGCGATCCAGCATCGGTGCCGTGATGATAGGCACGACGCATTTCACCAATGCCTTGATCGAGCGCCGGCGGCTGGCACCGGTGGGCATGATCCGCCTGGGCCTGCCGGCCACCAGCGGCCTGCCGCCGACCTCGGCCTGGCCCGAGGACATGCTGGCGGCCGTGCCCATGCACTGGCGGCTGGCCCAGGGCGGCTACGAGTTCGACGGCCGCGAGCTGGGCACCTTGCAGCCCGAGCAGATCAGCGGCTTTGCGCGGGAGTTCGCGGCCCTGGGCTTGCGCGATGTGGCGATCTCCGGCGCGTTCTCGTTCATCAACGATGCGCAGGAACACATCGCTGCCGATCTGGTGCGCGAAGTGATGCCCGACGCGCGCATCACGCTGTCATCGCAGATCGGCCGCATCGGCCTGCTGGAGCGCGAGAACGCGGCCATCCTGAATGCCTGCCTGGGGCCCTTGGGCCTGGACGTGGTGGCCGCCTTCGAACAGGCCTTGCGGGACAGCGGCATCAGTGCGCCGTTCTACCTGACGCAGAACGACGGCACCTTGATGAGCGCCGAGCAGGCCGCGCGCTTCCCCATCCTGACGGTGGCCTCAGGCCCTACCAACTCGATGCGCGGCGCGGCGTTTCTGTCGGGTCTGAGTGACGCCATCGTCGTCGATATCGGCGGCACGACCTCGGATGTCGGTGTGCTGCAGGCGGGCTTTCCGCGCCAGGCCGGCATCGCGGTCGAGGTCGGCGGCGTGCGCACCAATTTCCGCATGCCCGATGTCTACAGCATAGGCCTGGGCGGCGGCTCGCTGGTCAATGCCGACCTGACGACGCTGGGCCCGCGCAGCGTCGGCTACAACATACACACCGAGGCGCTGGTGTTCGGCGGCCGCACCCTGACGGCCACTGATATCGCGGTGGCGGCCGGCGTTGCCACCCTGGGCGATGCGGCCAAGGTCGCACATCTGGCACCGGAGGCGGTGCAGCGCTGCCACAGCAAGCTGCAGCAGATGGTGTTCGACGCGGTTGAGCGCATGCGCACCTCGGCGGCGGTGCTGCCGGTGGTGGTGGTGGGCGGCGGCAGCATCCTGCTGCGTGAACGTGTCGGCGATGCGGCAGTGACGATTCCGCCGCACTTCGGCGTGGCCAATGCGGTGGGTGCGGCCATGGCCCAGGTCAGCGGCGAGATCGACCGCGTCGTGCGCCTCGAAGGCCTGACACGCGAGCAGGCGATCGCCCAGGTGCGGGCCGATGCCGAACAGAAAGCGGTGCAGGCCGGCGCTAATCCGCAAACCCTGACCCTGCTCGACGTCGAGGACGTGCCGCTGGCGTACATCGGCGGCAACTCCACCCGCATCCGCGTGCGGGTGATCGGCGACCTGAACGAAACTGGAATTGCGACTGGAACTGCGGCATGA
- a CDS encoding DUF917 domain-containing protein, with protein sequence MTLIEATDMEAIAIGGAVYGTGGGGDPYLGKLLAQRAIREYGPVRLIDIDELDDDDLIVPVAMAGAPAVMLEKLPEIGPMMAALRSLEALLGKKAKAVMSIEVGGLNSTIPFSIASATGLPLVDGDTMGRAFPEIQMTLCTLQGIAASPLALADEKGNALTMNTISNAFTERFVRSITMDMGGSCCMAIYPMTVAQARKALVRGSITMTQRAGQALFDARARHLDPVAELVRVTEGFCLFKGKLTDVQRTTDGRFGRGVAQLQGLDEYAGQRLQLLFQNEFLMARTDEAVLCTTPDLIVLVDLETGEPITAEQARFGLRAAVLGLPCVPAWRTPEAIALVGPRYFGYDHDYQPVEQTVMDR encoded by the coding sequence ATGACACTGATCGAAGCAACAGACATGGAGGCCATCGCCATCGGCGGCGCGGTCTACGGCACCGGTGGCGGCGGCGACCCCTATCTCGGCAAGCTGCTGGCGCAGCGGGCCATCCGCGAGTACGGGCCGGTGCGGCTGATCGACATCGACGAGCTCGATGACGACGACCTGATCGTGCCGGTGGCCATGGCCGGTGCGCCGGCCGTGATGCTGGAAAAACTGCCCGAGATCGGCCCGATGATGGCTGCGCTGCGCAGCCTCGAAGCACTGCTGGGCAAGAAGGCCAAGGCGGTGATGTCGATCGAAGTCGGCGGCCTGAACTCGACGATACCGTTCAGCATCGCCAGCGCCACCGGCCTGCCCCTGGTCGATGGCGATACGATGGGCCGCGCCTTCCCCGAGATCCAGATGACGCTGTGCACCCTGCAGGGCATTGCGGCCAGTCCGCTGGCCCTGGCCGACGAGAAAGGCAATGCGCTGACGATGAACACCATCAGCAATGCCTTTACCGAGCGCTTTGTGCGCAGCATCACGATGGACATGGGCGGCTCCTGCTGCATGGCCATCTACCCGATGACGGTGGCCCAGGCCCGCAAGGCGCTGGTGCGCGGCTCCATCACGATGACGCAGCGGGCCGGCCAGGCGCTGTTTGATGCGCGGGCTCGCCACCTCGACCCGGTGGCCGAGCTGGTGCGCGTGACCGAGGGCTTCTGCCTGTTCAAGGGCAAGCTGACCGACGTGCAGCGCACGACGGACGGCCGCTTCGGCCGCGGCGTGGCCCAGCTGCAGGGCCTGGACGAGTACGCCGGCCAGCGGCTGCAGCTGCTGTTCCAGAACGAGTTCCTGATGGCCCGCACCGATGAGGCCGTGCTGTGCACGACGCCGGACCTGATCGTGCTGGTGGACCTGGAAACCGGCGAGCCCATCACCGCCGAGCAGGCCCGCTTCGGCCTGCGCGCCGCGGTGCTGGGCCTGCCCTGCGTGCCGGCCTGGCGCACGCCGGAGGCGATCGCCCTGGTCGGGCCGCGCTACTTCGGCTACGACCACGATTACCAGCCGGTGGAGCAGACGGTGATGGACCGCTGA